The Oreochromis niloticus isolate F11D_XX linkage group LG2, O_niloticus_UMD_NMBU, whole genome shotgun sequence genome includes a region encoding these proteins:
- the simc1 gene encoding SUMO-interacting motif-containing protein 1 isoform X2, translating to MDSSRAAEKDGQENNSEECPNTQVQDDELQHLHSPANSPCSVGQNSVGSSKEHSTHDGQSDGVSSALPITSIDLASSSQDEEQMESPCYDLNQPKLDEPEESRQSCSSGNSSPYSPTNASNSSEPFEPDPPSNTSPISHSHKSPAESSPRSESVEDMPEWQETETYKGDLGLYSPGSFPWEDESDGEDMNEETMDCRAVSREDRHFVCPSTLRKLLAGTTKKAMIEEDDEDFGTPEVLCRQSLSLVYSTIDENYPEGTLQLLSDLLQPGYYPPRDITSHLLHGILLDLQSPHHLCVQAFKLLMRSQRHHMVDKNTVPWDWELLTSVMTDEEHTHRHRCDVVRMFLEYIVQTLEDDFRAKCSTSSLHHSIAKGTLSCDQQFPRVREVIKWLFSAIMKSTEHGKGRETTQEREYMRMVSCLQRMLSLALEVDCSPALTSAKLSQELFHMLISNVPLRAHRMLLLESLQSKLLRCKLLEHLLDYACPVKISLPMSLSLLLHFLKHCTVAPDPTDGTEKWLKWEELVHLLWMLLLSYNKAMKGYLCNSLTEPRGRVGMSVYKPDDRVSRPAVQEAVEAFMSRSQADLDQALPLHVEESLTYLQDHLLDVCQC from the exons ATGGACTCTTCCAGAGCTGCGGAGAAG GATGGACAAGAAAACAACAGTGAGGAATGTCCAAACACACAGGTACAAGATGATGAACTACAGCACCTACATAGCCCTGCTAATTCTCCTTGCTCAGTCGGGCAAAACTCTGTTGGAAGTTCAAAAGAGCATAGCACACACGATGGTCAGAGCGATGGAGTTAGTTCAGCTCTGCCCATTACATCCATAGATTTGGCTTCTTCATCTCAGGACGAAGAACAAATGGAATCCCCCTGTTATGACCTGAATCAGCCAAAATTAGACGAACCTGAAGAATCCAGGCAATCCTGCAGCTCTGGTAACTCATCCCCCTACTCTCCTACTAATGCATCAAACTCTTCTGAGCCTTTTGAGCCTGACCCTCCCTCCAATACAAGTCCTATATCTCATAGTCACAAGAGCCCTGCTGAGTCATCTCCTAGATCCGAATCAGTTGAAGATATGCCTGAATGGCAGGAGACTGAGACGTACAAGGGGGATCTTGGACTTTACAGTCCAGGGTCTTTCCCATGGGAAGATGAAAGTGATGGAGAAGACATGAATGAAGAGACCATGGACTGCAGGGCGGTCAGTAGAGAGGATAGACATTTTGTGTGCCCATCTACACTCAGGAAATTACTAGctggaacaacaaaaaaagcaatg ATtgaagaggatgatgaagatTTTGGAACTCCTGAGGTGCTATGTCGCCAGAGTCTGAGTCTGGTTTACAGTACAATTGATGAGAACTACCCAGAAGGCACTTTGCAGCTATTGTCTGACCTACTACAGCCTGGTTACTATCCCCCCAGAGATATCACCTCCCATCTACTCCACGGCATTCTGCTCGACCTACAGTCTCCTCATCACCTCTGCGTGCAGGCTTTTAAGCTCCTGATGAGGTCACAAAG GCACCACATGGTTGATAAAAACACGGTTCCATGGGATTGGGAGTTACTGACCTCAGTCATGACCGATGAG gagcacacacacaggcatcgGTGTGATGTTGTGCGCATGTTCCTGGAGTACATTGTGCAGACTTTGGAGGACGACTTTCGGGCTAAATGCTCTACATCCTCCTTGCACCATTCGATCGCAAAAGGAACATTGTCGTGTGATCAGCAGTTTCCCCGGGTTAG ggAAGTCATCAAGTGGCTGTTTTCTGCCATTATGAAATCAACAGAGCATGGAAAGGGTAGAGAAACGACCCAAGAAAGAGAATATATGAG AATGGTGTCCTGCTTACAAAGGATGCTCTCTCTGGCTCTGGAGGTGGACTGTTCTCCTGCTCTAACCTCTGCCAAGCTGTCCCAAGAGCTCTTCCATATGCTCATCAGTAACGTGCCCCTACGAGCTCACAG GATGTTGTTGTTGGAGAGCCTACAGAGTAAGCTGCTGAGATGTAAGCTGTTGGAACATCTGCTGGACTATGCATGCCCAGTGAAAATCTCACTGCCCATGTCGCTCAGTCTGCTGCTTCACTTTCTAAAACACTGCACTGTAGCACCAGACCCTACG GATGGCACTGAAAAGTGGCTCAAGTGGGAGGAGTTGGTGCATCTCCTCTGGATGTTGCTGCTCAGCTATAACAAAGCAATGAAAG GCTATCTCTGCAACTCATTAACAGAGCCCAGAGGCAGAGTTGGTATGTCAGTCTATAAGCCTGATGACAGGGTGTCACGACCTGCTGTTCAGGAAGCTGTTGAAGCCTTTATGTCCAGATCTCAGGCTGACCTCGACCAAGCCTTACCTCTCCATGTGGAAGAGTCCTTAACTTATCTACAGGATCATCTCCTAGATGTCTGTCAGTGTTAA
- the adra2db gene encoding alpha-2Db adrenergic receptor — translation MDLTQLSLLVENVSNDENTTDAPFTLPHTEAATALIILVVTVIISVTIVGNVLVIVAVLTSRALRAPQNLFLVSLASADILVATLVIPFSLVNEVMGYWYFGSTWCAFYLALDVLFCTSSIVHLCAISLDRYWSVTKAVSYNLKRTPKRIKSMIAVVWIISAIISFPPLLMTKHDERECLLNDETWYILSSCLVSFFAPGLIMILVYCKIYKVAKQRSSTVFVAKNGLERQPSQSETCFVRKDRFEMESPSSQSSGSHPQKQGELDDIDLEESCCASDTKPRHHRFTKRRKVEGSDSCPPQSCRLSWASARALQLYPEQKNPAGRQQLAAANKTKVAQMREKRFTFVLAVVMGVFVLCWFPFFFTYSLHAICRESCYIPAALFNLFFWIGYCNSSVNPIIYTIFNRDFRKAFKKIICRTSKRT, via the coding sequence ATGGATTTAACCCAGCTAAGCCTCTTGGTGGAAAATGTTTCCAACGATGAAAACACCACCGACGCACCGTTCACTCTGCCACACACAGAGGCAGCCACCGCACTCATCATCCTCGTGGTTACAGTGATCATTTCGGTCACAATTGTTGGTAATGTGTTGGTGATTGTAGCGGTTCTTACTAGCCGGGCTCTCCGTGCCCCTCAGAACCTTTTTCTGGTCTCTCTTGCATCGGCGGACATCCTGGTGGCCACACTAGTAATCCCCTTCTCCCTCGTCAACGAGGTAATGGGCTACTGGTACTTTGGAAGTACTTGGTGCGCCTTCTATCTAGCTCTGGATGTGTTGTTCTGCACCTCATCCATCGTGCACCTGTGCGCCATCAGCCTGGACCGATACTGGTCAGTAACAAAGGCGGTTAGCTACAACCTGAAACGGACACCTAAGCGCATCAAGTCCATGATTGCGGTGGTGTGGATAATATCTGCTATCATCTCCTTCCCTCCTCTCCTCATGACCAAACACGATGAACGGGAGTGCCTGCTGAATGATGAAACCTGGTACATCCTCTCATCCTGCCTGGTCTCCTTTTTCGCTCCCGGTCTCATCATGATTCTGGTATATTGTAAGATTTATAAAGTTGCCAAGCAGCGCTCCTCCACCGTGTTCGTGGCTAAGAATGGCCTGGAGAGGCAGCCCTCTCAGTCAGAGACCTGTTTTGTCAGGAAGGACCGGTTCGAAATGGAGAGCCCTAGCAGTCAAAGCTCCGGCAGCCATCCGCAAAAGCAAGGGGAGCTGGACGACATCGACCTGGAGGAGAGCTGCTGTGCGTCGGATACGAAACCCCGACACCATCGCTTCACCAAGCGAAGGAAAGTCGAGGGATCGGACAGTTGCCCACCCCAGAGCTGCCGACTGTCCTGGGCTTCAGCCCGGGCGTTACAGCTTTACCCGGAGCAGAAGAACCCAGCTGGGCGACAACAGCTGGCCGCAGCCAACAAGACCAAAGTGGCCCAGATGCGGGAGAAGCGCTTCACCTTCGTCTTGGCGGTAGTGATGGGGGTGTTTGTGCTCTGCTGGTTCCCCTTCTTCTTTACTTACAGCCTGCATGCTATCTGCAGAGAGAGCTGCTACATCCCCGCCGCACTTTTCAACCTTTTCTTTTGGATTGGCTACTGCAACAGTTCTGTAAACCCCATAATCTACACCATTTTCAACAGGGATTTCAGAAAAGCTTTTAAGAAAATCATATGCAGGACTTCAAAACGCACATGA
- the simc1 gene encoding SUMO-interacting motif-containing protein 1 isoform X1, which produces MEDVISLSSDDSDVEIVGSYCTFIAKPDPMPLSAVRVEVDAVKLALPPNYIDLTDPRWTLPELRRRQNGTGTGTAVVDLTENETEQETENLPPDNCQSKNTNTNLNHISQSQDYNHQKTPLTDSVVCAPQQDCGDPKPKQRRLNPQIPETQHPKKDNKAAPCTNTPAVKLKRLPFLETHVAELKTSKCSVYVTKDCTQMSLNNHGETPHCNSNLSTNTSPNISNVEPLFDASPPKDGQENNSEECPNTQVQDDELQHLHSPANSPCSVGQNSVGSSKEHSTHDGQSDGVSSALPITSIDLASSSQDEEQMESPCYDLNQPKLDEPEESRQSCSSGNSSPYSPTNASNSSEPFEPDPPSNTSPISHSHKSPAESSPRSESVEDMPEWQETETYKGDLGLYSPGSFPWEDESDGEDMNEETMDCRAVSREDRHFVCPSTLRKLLAGTTKKAMIEEDDEDFGTPEVLCRQSLSLVYSTIDENYPEGTLQLLSDLLQPGYYPPRDITSHLLHGILLDLQSPHHLCVQAFKLLMRSQRHHMVDKNTVPWDWELLTSVMTDEEHTHRHRCDVVRMFLEYIVQTLEDDFRAKCSTSSLHHSIAKGTLSCDQQFPRVREVIKWLFSAIMKSTEHGKGRETTQEREYMRMVSCLQRMLSLALEVDCSPALTSAKLSQELFHMLISNVPLRAHRMLLLESLQSKLLRCKLLEHLLDYACPVKISLPMSLSLLLHFLKHCTVAPDPTDGTEKWLKWEELVHLLWMLLLSYNKAMKGYLCNSLTEPRGRVGMSVYKPDDRVSRPAVQEAVEAFMSRSQADLDQALPLHVEESLTYLQDHLLDVCQC; this is translated from the exons ATGGAAGATGTGATCAGTCTCAGCTCAGACGACTCCGATGTGGAGATCGTCGGCTCTTACTGTACATTCATTGCCAAGCCTGACCCGATGCCTCTCTCCGCTGTGCGGGTTGAAGTCGATGCCGTGAAGCTCGCCCTCCCACCG aaTTATATCGACCTTACAGATCCAAGATGGACTCTTCCAGAGCTGCGGAGAAGGCAAAATGGCACTGGCACTGGCACAGCAGTAGTAGACTTGACTGAAAATGAAACAGAGCAGGAGACAGAGAATTTGCCACCAGATAACTGTCaatcaaaaaacacaaacacaaatttaaaTCACATCTCACAAAGTCAAGATTATAATCACCAAAAAACTCCTTTGACAGATTCCGTTGTTTGTGCTCCACAGCAGGACTGTGGTGACCCAAAACCAAAGCAGAGACGTCTAAATCCTCAAATACCTGAAACACAACACCCCAAAAAGGACAATAAAGCAGCCCCCTGCACTAACACAccagctgtaaagttgaaacgATTGCCTTTTCTAGAAACGCATGTTGCAGAACTGAAAACCTCAAAGTGTTCTGTCTATGTGACCAAAGATTGTACCCAAATGTCTCTGAACAATCACGGTGAAACACCTCATTGCAATAGTAATTTAAGTACAAATACGAGTCCAAACATTTCTAACGTGGAGCCTTTGTTTGATGCATCTCCTCCTAAGGATGGACAAGAAAACAACAGTGAGGAATGTCCAAACACACAGGTACAAGATGATGAACTACAGCACCTACATAGCCCTGCTAATTCTCCTTGCTCAGTCGGGCAAAACTCTGTTGGAAGTTCAAAAGAGCATAGCACACACGATGGTCAGAGCGATGGAGTTAGTTCAGCTCTGCCCATTACATCCATAGATTTGGCTTCTTCATCTCAGGACGAAGAACAAATGGAATCCCCCTGTTATGACCTGAATCAGCCAAAATTAGACGAACCTGAAGAATCCAGGCAATCCTGCAGCTCTGGTAACTCATCCCCCTACTCTCCTACTAATGCATCAAACTCTTCTGAGCCTTTTGAGCCTGACCCTCCCTCCAATACAAGTCCTATATCTCATAGTCACAAGAGCCCTGCTGAGTCATCTCCTAGATCCGAATCAGTTGAAGATATGCCTGAATGGCAGGAGACTGAGACGTACAAGGGGGATCTTGGACTTTACAGTCCAGGGTCTTTCCCATGGGAAGATGAAAGTGATGGAGAAGACATGAATGAAGAGACCATGGACTGCAGGGCGGTCAGTAGAGAGGATAGACATTTTGTGTGCCCATCTACACTCAGGAAATTACTAGctggaacaacaaaaaaagcaatg ATtgaagaggatgatgaagatTTTGGAACTCCTGAGGTGCTATGTCGCCAGAGTCTGAGTCTGGTTTACAGTACAATTGATGAGAACTACCCAGAAGGCACTTTGCAGCTATTGTCTGACCTACTACAGCCTGGTTACTATCCCCCCAGAGATATCACCTCCCATCTACTCCACGGCATTCTGCTCGACCTACAGTCTCCTCATCACCTCTGCGTGCAGGCTTTTAAGCTCCTGATGAGGTCACAAAG GCACCACATGGTTGATAAAAACACGGTTCCATGGGATTGGGAGTTACTGACCTCAGTCATGACCGATGAG gagcacacacacaggcatcgGTGTGATGTTGTGCGCATGTTCCTGGAGTACATTGTGCAGACTTTGGAGGACGACTTTCGGGCTAAATGCTCTACATCCTCCTTGCACCATTCGATCGCAAAAGGAACATTGTCGTGTGATCAGCAGTTTCCCCGGGTTAG ggAAGTCATCAAGTGGCTGTTTTCTGCCATTATGAAATCAACAGAGCATGGAAAGGGTAGAGAAACGACCCAAGAAAGAGAATATATGAG AATGGTGTCCTGCTTACAAAGGATGCTCTCTCTGGCTCTGGAGGTGGACTGTTCTCCTGCTCTAACCTCTGCCAAGCTGTCCCAAGAGCTCTTCCATATGCTCATCAGTAACGTGCCCCTACGAGCTCACAG GATGTTGTTGTTGGAGAGCCTACAGAGTAAGCTGCTGAGATGTAAGCTGTTGGAACATCTGCTGGACTATGCATGCCCAGTGAAAATCTCACTGCCCATGTCGCTCAGTCTGCTGCTTCACTTTCTAAAACACTGCACTGTAGCACCAGACCCTACG GATGGCACTGAAAAGTGGCTCAAGTGGGAGGAGTTGGTGCATCTCCTCTGGATGTTGCTGCTCAGCTATAACAAAGCAATGAAAG GCTATCTCTGCAACTCATTAACAGAGCCCAGAGGCAGAGTTGGTATGTCAGTCTATAAGCCTGATGACAGGGTGTCACGACCTGCTGTTCAGGAAGCTGTTGAAGCCTTTATGTCCAGATCTCAGGCTGACCTCGACCAAGCCTTACCTCTCCATGTGGAAGAGTCCTTAACTTATCTACAGGATCATCTCCTAGATGTCTGTCAGTGTTAA